TGCGGGCATATCGCCGTCTTGTTGATATCGAGCGACTCCATTTGAGGTGTCTAATCGACACCCCAATGAGTCCAAGCGTCAACAAAAGCGTCAATGGCACGACATGGACGTCTATTTATCGACGCAAAAACATGCAGTTAGCGTAAGTGATTTCGCTTGCCGCACATCACTGCACCAGGGAATCAAGGCTGCGTCCTCTGCTGAACGCGCCTTGGCAACGTTGTCGCGCGCAGCGATCCGCTGCGGGCCGCATGGCTTCAATGTGATGAAACGAACTCCGATGCTGCTTGCGCGGGAGGTATCGCGAAGTCGGTCCTCATGCGCCTTACTTCGGCATGGGGCGGTAGGCCGAAGAGACGTTTGAATTCTCGATTGAATTGCGAGGCGCTTGCATACCCCACGGCGTAGCTCGCCGCTTCCGCTGTCATCCCCTGGCGAACCATCAACAGTCGCGCCTGGTGCAGGCGCGTGGACTTGAGGTACTGCATTGGCGAGGTTTGCGTTACCGCTCTGAAATGGCTATGGAACGTAGGTACGCTCATGTCGGCCTCTTTGGCCAACTGCGCCAGATTGATCGGTTGGGCATAGGCACCATGGATATGACGAAGCGCCTTCCCTATCTTCCCGAATTGTCCGTGCATGCTTAGCGCCGAACGCAGCGCCGTTCCCTGGGCTCCCGCAAGTACGCGAAAGTAGATTTCGCGCAGAAGACCAAGCCCGAGCACCGCGGCCTCCAAGGGTTGGCTCATGGCTTCCAGAAAGCGCAGAACTGAGGTTCGCAGCGCCGCGTCCATGGGACTGGACATCATGCTGAGCGGTGCTTCGTGGGTGACCGACGAATGATCGCGGTCGATCTGGATCATCAGATCGGCAGCCATCTGAAAGTCGAGATGCATATAGATGGCTAACAGCGGATGTGCGGGAGTGCCATCAGATTCCATGGTGAACGGAACTGGCACGGCAACCGCCAGGTAATGCTGCTCGTCGTAAACGTAAACCTGATCGCCAAAATAGCCGCGCTTTCGCCCTTGGCAGACGATCACGATGCCGGGGTCATACAAGACCGGCGTCATGGATAGCGTGCGATCCGAACGCAGGATGCGCACGCCGGGCAATGCCGTGAGGTTGTATCCCTCCTGCGGCGCAAGCCCCCGAGCCAAGGCCGCCATGCGCTGGCTATCGTCCATCCGAACCGGCTCAACCGGGCTCACGGGAAGATGGCGACTCATAGAAATAGGCAAGAAAAGGAGAACATCGGGCGTTAATGGCGAGTCTAACAGAGCCTATCGTGCAAGCGTCGTTCACCATCAAGGAAGCGCTGCCATGTCAGCAAGCAAGACGTTGCTCATCACCGGAGTCAGCAGCGGGTTTGGTAGAGCCCTGGCTCAGGAGGCACTCGCCAAAGGTCACCGGGTGGTTGGCACGGTGCGGACGAAACAAGCCCTGCTTGAGTTCGAGGCGCTTGCCTCAGGCGAGGCTGCTGGTCGCTTGCTCGATGTCACGCACTTTGATGCGATCGACGGCGTCGTTGCCGATATCGAAGAGACCGTGGGTCCGATCGACGTGCTGATCAACAGCGCCGGCTACGGCCACGAAGGCATTCTGGAAGAATCGCCATTGGCAGAGATGCGGCGACAGTTTGATGTGAACGTCTTTGGTGCCGTAGCCATGATGAAAGCCGTGCTGCCTTACATGCGTCGCCGACGCAGGGGACATATCCTCAACATCACCTCGATGGGTGGCTATATCACGATGCCCGGCATTGCCTACTATTGCGGCAGCAAGTTTGCACTGGAAGGCATTTCGGAAACGGTCGCCAAGGAAGTGCAGCCTTTCGGCATCGCCGTCACAGCGGTGGCTCCTGGCTCATTCCGCACAGACTAGGCAGGACGTTCGATGATCAGGACGCCTCGCTCCATCCCTGATTATGACGAACTGTTCGACCCCATTCGTGAGGCTCGCCAGCAGAAGAGCGGAAAGCAGCTTGGGGATCCTGCAAAAGCGGCGCGAGTCATGCTGGACCTGATCACCCAAGACTCGCCACCACACCATCTGTTGCTTGGTAGCGATGCTCTCGAACTGGTGCGGCAGAAGCTATCCATAGTGAACGCGGAGCTCAATCAGTGGGAGCCCATCTCGCGCTCGACCGATGGCTGATGAAGGGATCAATCACTTTCTGTGCATGTGCAAATTTCGTGAATGAATTTGACATACAGAAGAACTGAAAAGCGCGGCCACTCCACTCTTCCTGAAGAAGACCCACCGGGACTGGGTGCAAGTGGAGCCACTGCCCTCAGTCACACCATCAAGCTTGTGCTTGATGAAACAGGACCAGTCTGATTGATTTCTATCGGTGATCCATGCGTTATGAAAAGCATTCGGAACTATGGATGTCATCGCATGAGTTCGTGGATGGACCAGTCTCGTCGTTGGTCGGATGGGCGATGGGTCGAGAGACAGGATATTTGGTACGAAGACCTCGTGAAGATTGAGAGTCCAGATATCGCAGGCACCCCGCCGAAGCGGGATATGTATTTGCTTAGAGACAAACCCTTTAGCCCTGTAGCGCGCTGGACAGAGGTTGAAGGGGAGGCAGGTGAGCCACCGGTTCGAAAGGCGGTGTATTGCGGCATTTGCCTTAGCTTTAGCCATCAGTTCGAAATCGAGTGGCTGATTCGTTCAGCTAAAAGGCGGCGAGCCATATCCGGTGGCTTTTTCTGGGATGCGCCTCGTGCAGAAAGCGAGCCCTCCTTCCCTCGCTATGACGTGCCGGCGGACGTGGCGATCAAGCGAGCCCTGGCTCTGGCCAAATCAAGCTATGCCGGAGTGCTATCGACCCCGGTCTCCCGGTCGGGTACTACGACAGGCCTTGGGGATGCTGTGGACGCAATCGTCGCAAAATCGCCCACGATGCAACGCCAGATAGAGGATCTAAAGGCGAGGAAATGGGCTATTGAATACCAGCAACCCGGGCTCGCCAGCGCAGCAAATAGTGTTCGACAGACAATCTACATAGGTGATGCGTATCGAACGCGGCCGGAGTGGGCGGTAAGCCAGCTTAGTCATGAGCTTGGCCACTTTGACTACCCGCCCAACTATGACTACAGCTCTAAGGCGGCTTTCCTGCAGTCAGAACAGCTGAGTGAAGGCTATGCAACGATTAGCAACATAACGGCACAGCGAGAAATAGTGGCGAATGGTGGTCCCAGAATCCCAGTGTCAGTCAATCCAGACAATGTGGCCCAATACAACCAAATCTACGATCAGGGGGCTGCATCAGGGGACTGGAGTTCGGCAGCAGCATCCATCGGCCATGTTTATGGCGACGGAGAGAAAAGTATCGACCCCCATACAGGGCAACTCGATACCTACAACAACATCTTTGGAAACGCATACGATGCCAGGCCTAACCGTGGTCACTAAGGCATTTGCAACACGCCTGCCGTTTCTTTTCTTACTTATACCGGGTCTTGGAGTGGCGCAAATGGCGATCGAGAAGAGAGTCGATAGAACGTTGGTCGAACTGGTCGATGCGATGCCAAAGCCGTTGCCGCAATCCGCCGTAACAGTGGAGGACTCACTGGGCGTCCCGTTGCGAGTAACTTCGGAAGACGCATATGGGGCTATCTACGTTTCGCAACCGTTTATTACCTCCGATGGCTACAAAGTCAGGAAAGTCGAGCTGCGCACGATGCCGGTTATCCCCTCTCCTAAGCAGAAGGGTGTCGGCGCCATACTGATCATCGATCTCGACCTTGAGACCTGTGTACCCGAGGATACGCTGAAGGAAAAGTTTGGCATGACACGGCTCGGCGATCCCGTGGCCGATGACCCTGGCTTGTCCTCATGGGAAGCAGTCGTGCCGTGGGGAACCTTCGGGCTCAGCGTTCGTACCTTGCTCGGTGGAAAGCGATGCGTGGATGCGGTGGTGATAAAAAACAGCACAAAAGCTGTTAGATAGATCCGGCAAGACAACGGCCATCTACGACGCAGCCAACACTGCCAACCTTGATCCCTGATTGCATCATCACAATACTTATCTCTAGTCGTATACGCATCAATCACACCGCAAACGCACCACACAATGGATATCCTTCGGCAACAAGCCCGTATGTTGCTCAGCGAGATAGAGGACGATCGCGCCGGTTTCGAACAAGACCAGATCGTCCTCTTCATACGTTGGAATTTGCCCAAAGGGATGAAGGCGTAGATGGGCGGGTTCCTTCATCACCTGAAACAACACATACCGAACGTCGAAGGGCTGGCCCACTTCTTCCAGCGCCCATTGAACGCGCGTATCGCGGGCCAGTCCTTTGCCGCCGTCGGTCGACCGTTCAAAGGCGGCTTCGCATTTCGCGGTACTTAGTTTCCCGAAGCGGCCTCGCAAATCCGCTCGATGACAACAGCACCGTGATGGGCCTCGTCCTCATTCGCCGGAGCAAATTCCGTAATGGTCAAACCGACGAGATCCGCCTGCGTCGCAATACGGCGGACCAACGCGAGCGCCTCTGCGACCGAGACACCATCAGGTTCGCGATAGGAGAGGTAGGGAAACTCGATGGGGTCGAGTACGTCGAGGTCGAAGTGAATGTGCACCGGGCCGCTGAACACATGGTCCGCCTCCAGGGTACGCAAGCCGAGAGCCGAGCCAAACGCCTTGTCTCCGGCATCCGCGACACGGATGCCGTAGTACCTGAATCGCTCGGGCGCGATCGGCTTGCCTTGTAGACGACGCATGGCCGCGGGCGCAAAGCCCATGATGGCGCTGACCGGCATGCCATGAAAATAGCCGCTTGGCGTTGTCTCAGGCGTATTGGCATCCATGTGCGCGTCGATCCAGATGACTTGCAGATCCGGATAGACGCCATGGAGATAATCGATGGCAGCAATGTCTACGGCGCAATCGCCTCCGGCCGTCAGCAGCCGACGAGGACGGTGCTCAGCAAGCAGGCGCTGAGCTTGGCAAAACTGATCATGGATGGCATCCCAATAATGGATGCCGTAATCGTCGCCAGACTTGTCGCTTTCACACAGAGATACGAGTGGTGCGAATCGCGAGCAGACCTCCGCAACCGCTTTCGCACCACGCAAGATATTCGTGCTCCGGCTTGAGCCCTGCCATTGCAGGTAGCCGAGCGCCAGATCGAAGGGCTCTGTCATGAATCCACCTACCGGTTTGCCGGCGCGAAGGAAGGAATTCGGCAAGCACCGTGATATCACTTGCAACTTCCCACATCAACACATGTCGACAGCGCTCCACTCCCCGCGCCGAGGTAGTTGACGGGGACCTGTCCTCAACTCGCTAATGGATTCTGCCCAGTCCGCGAAGCTGACGAAGTGCGGCGCCGAAATAACCGGCGTCGGTGTCCGCGACGGTACCGTTGCTGCGGGCAAGCGCCGGAAGCGCCGTCCACGGCAGCGTCGGATGCTGGTGATGCAGACGATGAAGATGATGGTTCATCAACACAGGGCGCCAGATGGCGGACACTCGAAAGTTGCGAGCACGCGCCTGTTCGTCAAGCGTGACATCGTAGTGGGGAAGATTGTCTGCCAGTGACAGCCACAGTCCACGCAGGAACATCGTGATAGCAAGCACGGGCCACCATGCCCCGTAGAAATAGAACGCGCAGGCATAGAGTGTGAGTGCCAGAATCCAGTCGCGCCGCATACGCATGCGCCGGTCCTTGTTTCCGGCAAAGGCAACAAACAGGCGCTGGACATCCCGGCCGACAGGTTCGTCGCTGCGAAGCTTGTAGGCGACGAGTCGGCACACCCAGGTGGATGGCAGAAAGGTGAGCAGCGGCACGGCGAGTTCCGCCAGATAGAGACCGCCTAGCAGATGCGCGTAGTAGCCCAAGCGCGCAAGCATGGGATGCGTTGCGCCGTCATGCACATCCGGCCGGTCAAAGGATTCGCGGGTGTAGCGGTGATGCATCAGGTGGCCGAAGCGAACGGCGTCGAACGGCAATACGAAAGCGATGGACAGTGCTCGCCCAAACCATTCATTGAGCTGGCGCTGGGGCAGTAGATGTCCATGGATGGATTCATGGATCAGCCCCCAATGCATAGGTGTCAACACCACGAGCGGCACGGCAAGCCACAGCGCAGACGTGCCCCAGTGCCGCAACAGGAAGGGCCACGCGATGAGCTGCAACAGGACAGCCGTGGTGACGAGTCCCAGCAGCGCCCCATTGACGCGATGGTCGATGGGAACACGTCGAGATGTTTGCCGCTCTGCCGCTGCCTGGGCTCCATCCATCGTTACCGCTGCCTGTAGGTCCATCTGTTCCCCGTAAGCACGACATGGTCGCTGCATAAGCTAGCAGCGCCTTTTGACAGACTGAAGAGACCGCCAGCGGCCAGGACCGACATACCGCCGCCAACCGGCCTCTGCGCGGCAACTTTTTACGCCGAATAAGACGTCTAAACCGACTGCCCGGCCCGGCCCGGCGATCGGCTCGCACCCCGACGCCCACAAGATGACGCCCTAAACGTGCTGCGCCAGATACGCAGTGGGCGCTACGCCCAGTTCACGTTTGAACATGGCAGTGAACGCACTCGGGCTGTCGTAACCGAACTCCAACGCGACCTGCCCCAGCGACGCGCCTGCGGCCATGCGGGGCAGGCTAAGCACAATGCACATGCGCCGGCGCCACGCGCTGACCGACATGCCCAGCTCCCGCTCGAACAATCGCGCCAACGTGCGGCCACTGACATGGATGCGAACGGCCAGTTCGTCCAACGAGGGCGCGGTTGCTGGTTCGGCCAGCAGGTGCTGGCATATCTGCATCAGGCGCGGCTCGCTCGGGAAGGGCACGTGCATGGCCAGGCGCGGCGCCTGTTCCAGTTCGTCCAGGATAAGTTCCATCACGCGGTGGTGGCGGCCGCTTTCCTGGTAATCCAGCGGAATCGCCATGGCAGCGATGATGGCCTCACGCAGCAGCGGCGATACGTCGATGACCTCGCAGCGCTGTGGCAGGCCGTCGCGCGCGTCGGGCCGAACGAACACGGTGCGCATGCCCACATCACCGGCCATGCGTATCTGGTGCGCCATGCCGGCAGGCATCCATAACGCCTTGCCAGCAGGCACCACCCAGCGGCCCTCCGCGCTGGCCACGGTCATGGCGCCGGTAACGCTGTGGATCAGTTGGGCGCGGCGATGGCTGTGCGGAGGCACTTCCGCCCCGTGCACGTAGTCGGTGGCGAGCGCCGCCACGGGGCGCTCGCAGGCTTCGCAATCGTCGAGGGTACGCAGCGTGTCCATTACGCGACGATTGTCGTCTCGATCTAGTATGGAAGACAACCGGCAGCCATGGCCAAATGAGAGTCGATCTCATTGAGTGCCTTCCGATGCTGCGTCGATTTCCCTTCCTGGCCGCTGTATTGCTCCCCTTGAGCGCCTGCGTGCCGCCTACTGCGGTGGCGCCTGCGCGCGTGCCCATCGCGCCAGACCAGGGCCTGTTACGTCATGACCAACCTGGCATGTCCTCGGCGCCGGCCGGGACATCGTGGTGGACGCTTTACGACGATCCCCTGCTGGGCCAACTGGTACAGCAGGCGCTACGTGACAACCTGGATCTGGAGGCCGCCAGCGCGCGGGTAGCTCAGGCCCACAGCGTGCTTGATGTGCGTCGACGCCAGCGCCTGCCTTCGACCCAGCTGACGGCGGGCGCGGGTTATGGCAGCACAGCCACTGACCAGCTTGCCGCCGCACTCGATGACACACCCGTGCGCACAGGCCTGCGATACGACGCCGGCTTGGATTTCTCATGGGACACCGACCTCAACGGTCGCCTGGGAGCTTCTGTGCGTCAGGCTCGCGCGCATGCCGGCGAGGTGCAGGCACGTGCCGATGGTGTTCGCATCGACGTGGCCGTGGAAACGGCGCGCGCCTACGTGGACATCTGTGGCTACGCGGCACGCGTGATCGATGCGCGTCGTTCGATCGATCTGCTCAACCAGAGTCTCGCGGTGCAACGCAAACGGTTGACGGCCGGCGCCGGCAACCGCCTGGATGTGGTGCGCACGCAAGGCTTGGTCGACGAAGCCACGGCGGCTTTGCCGGACCTGCAGGCCGCGCATGACAACGCGATCGAAGAACTGGCCGTATTGCTGGGCAAACCAGTGGATGGCATGCCCGCGGGTGCCACCGATTGCCATGCCGTGCCGCAATTGTCGGCGGCGTTGCCGGTGGGCGACGTCGGCGATCTGCTGAAGCGGCGCCCCGATGTACGTGCGGCGGATCAACATCTGCGCGCCAGCACAGCGGGCATCGACATCGCCACGGCGGAGCTGTATCCCTCGGTATCCATCGGTGCTGGCGTGCTGAGTTCCGCCAGCCACGTCAGCGAACTGGATGCCCGCGCCTCGACGGTTTGGCGCATCGGGCCGCTGCTGTCATGGCGCTTCCCCAACGTTGCGGTGGCGCGTGCGCAGATAGCGGCGGCTCGGGCCGATCAACGCGCGGCGCTGGCCGACTTCGACCAAAGCATCCTGCGCGCACTCGCCAGCGTACGCACCGCGCTCAACAGCTATGCCGCCGCGCAACGCCGCCGCGAAGCACTGCAACACGCCAGTACACAGACCGGCGAGGCACTGGCCCTCGCTCAGCGCGGACAGTCGTTGGGCGCGGTCGATGCGCTGGACGTACTCGACGCCGAGCGCAGCGACGTCGCCGCGCGACTGGCTGCCACCGCTTCTGACGCGAACGTCGCGGTGGCGCAGCTCGGTCTGTTTCGCGCGCTGGGTGGTGGCTGGCAGGCAACCGATGCCGCCGCGCCCGCTCCATCTCCACGTTCCGGCGCTGCCGGATCCGCTCCCTGATACGCGAGAACCCTCATGTTGAATCGACCTAACCGTTTCACCGCCATCCGCGATGCCAGGGCATGGGCCCAGCGCAGCCCGCGCGCACTCGCGGGCGCACTGGCCGGCATCGCGCTGCTGTTTGGCGGCATCACTTACTGGTGCCTGGTGGCGCGCTATCGCGAAAGCACGGACGACGCCTATGTGCGTGCCGATATCGTCACGGTCAGCCCGCGCGTGAGCGGTTATCTGGCCCAAGTACTCGTGCAGGACAATCAGGACGTCAAGGCCGGCGACGTGCTGGCCCGCATCGACGATAGTGATTACCTCGCCCGCGTGGCGCTTGCGCAAGGCGCGGTGGATGCCGCCGATGCCGAGCTGCGCGGACGCCGTGCGGCCATCACTAATCTGGATGCGCTCTCCGACGAACAGACCAGCCACATCGCCGCGGCAGAAGCCGATGTCGCCGCGCAACAGGCCGCCGCACACAAGGCTGCACTGGCCTACCAACGCCAGCAATGGTTAAAGCAGGAACAGATCGCCAGCCAGGAGCAGTTGGAAAGCGCGCAGGCGGAAGCAGCCATGAGCGCCTCCGCACAAACGCAGGCTCAGGCCGCGCTGGCCGGTAGTCGCAAACGCCTTGTATCCCTGCAAACGGAGCGCGCGAAAGCAGAAGCGGCACGCGATGCGGGCGAAGCGGATCTCGCCAAGGCGCAAGCCACGCTGACGCTGGCGCAGTTGGATCTGGACCACACACGCATCCAGGCACCCAGCAGCGGTCGGGTGGGACAGCGCAGTCTGCGTGTGGGCCAGTACGTCGCGGTGGGTACGCCCCTGCTCGCCATCGTGCCGCGTGACACTTATGTAGTGGCCAACTTCAAGGAGACACAGCTGGCCCGCGTGCACCTGGGCCAGCCGGTGCAAGTGGAGGTGGATGCACTGGGCGGGCGCCATTTGCATGGCCGCGTGGAAAGCTTGTCCCCCGCGTCGGGCGCGGAATTCGCCTTGCTGCCGCCGGATAACGCCACCGGCAATTTCACCAAGATCGTGCAGCGCATGCCGCTGCGCATCGCACTGGACGCTGCCGAGGCGGACGCGTTGCGTCCCGGCATGTCGGTCGTTGCCACCATCGACACGCAACGCACGCCATGAGTGCAGAGGCCGAGGAGAAGGTTTCTCTACGCACCTGGGTCGCGGTGATCGGCGGTGCAGTGGGCTGTTTCCTGGCGGGTATGAACGTACACGTCACCAATGCATCGTTGCCAGATATTCGCGGATCGCTGGGCGCCACCTTCGAAGAAGGTTCGTGGATCAGCACGGCCTATCTGGTGGCCGAGATCATCGTGATACCGCTGGCCGCGTGGCTGACCCAGGTGTTCTCGATGCGACGCGTGCTGATGACTGGCACGGCTGGCTTCGTGGTGTTCTCCATCCTTTGCTCGTTAGCGCCCAACATCGGCACCATGATCTTGGCGCGCACGCTGCAGGGTGCGTTTGGCGGTGTGCTGATTCCCCTGAGCTTCCAGTTGATCGTGACCGAGCTGCCGCGCTCGAAGCATGCGCTGGGCATGGCGTTGTTCGCCGTATCCAACAATGTGGCGCAGGCAGCGGGGCCATCACTGGGTGGCTGGCTCACCGAGATGTATTCGTGGCGCTACATCTTCTATCTGCAGATTCCGCCGGGGCTGGCGTTGCTGGCTGCGATCGGCTGGTCCATCCGCCCGACCGCGCCCGACTTGGCCAAACTACGTAATGGCGACTGGGGCGGCATTACCGCCATGGCGCTGGGCCTTTCTACCTTGCAGATCATGCTTGAAGAGGGTGAGCGTAAGGATTGGTTCTCCTCCTCCTTCATCGTGTTATCCAGTCTGGTCGCTGTCGTCGGGTTAGTGGCTTTTGTCTGGACTGAGCTGCGCCGCGCGCAGCCCTTCATCAACCTGCGCCTGCTCGGTGCCTACAACTTCGGGCTGGCGAGCCTTATGCAGTTTCTGTTTGGCGCGGTGGTGTTTGGCGTGGTGTTTCTCGTGCCCAACTACTTTGCCGATGTACAGGGCTACAACGCACGCGAGATCGGCCTGACCATGATCCCTTACGGCATCGTGCAGTTCGTGATGTCGTTTGCCACGCCACCGTTGATGCGGGCCACCAGTCCGCGTCTGGCGATTGGTGCGGGCTTTGTGATCATGGCGATCGGTTGCCTGATGAACATCCACCTCGACATGGATGCCGCGAAGAACACCACCGTGCCTTCCTTGATTGTGCGTGGCGTGGGGCAGTCGCTGATCGTGGTGGCGTTGGGCGTGATGGCGGTGGATGGTCTGGACAAGGCCGAACTTGGCTCCGCCTCCGGCGTGTTCTCGATGGTGCGCAACGTGGGCGGTGCCATCGGCATCGCCATTGCCAGCCAGTTGGTGGTGGTGCGGCAGAAGTTCCACGCCGAACGCATCGGTGAGCACGTGACGCCCTACCTCGCTGCGTACCGCGACCGTATCGCACAGGGCGTAGCTCGCCTGGCGGGCCACGCGGTAGCTCCATCGGATGCACTGCAAGGGGCGGCCTACGCTGGCCTGCGACAGCGCTCGCTGGCGCAACTAGCCTCGGTGGTGCACAAGCAGGCGTTGCTGGAGGCGTATAGCGATGTGTTCCTGCTCGCTGGTGTGACCATGCTGCTCTGCGCAGGCGGGGCATTCCTGTTTCGCAGTGCACGGCACGCGGAGCCCAAGGCCATCAGTGATGCCGCCGAGGCGATGGAATCTACGGTTGAAGTGGCTTGATGGACGTAGCGGCAGAAACCTGGTTCGAGCCTGCCCGCGCCAGCTCAGCCTGCTCGCAATGTTGAAATCGACATGCCCATATAGCAACGAAAAGCGGGCATCCTCGCCTCAATGCTGCGGCGGCGTGGCGGGACGTCTCTTGATTACATCAGACGCGGCCCTGTCCAACCAAGACACGGCACGGCGCACCCATGCACCGGTCTTGTCATGGTTCCACTCGAACGTGGCCACGCTTCGCGGCGGCATGGTGTAGTCGAACCGGACCTGGCCCTCGACCACCGATACAGGACGCGCATCGGTTTTGCTGTTCACCATCACCAGCACGATCGATCCGTCCGATACGTTCTGGAATGCCACATTGGCGATACCCTGATCGGCATCGGTGTCGGTGGACGCCACGCGCACGGCGCCGGGCAGCACGAATTTGCTGAAATGCGCCAGCGCGTAGTACTCGTCATTGCGACTGACTTCGCCTGTCTTCGAGTCGACCATGATCACGCCCTTGCAGGCGGCACAGCCACCGAAGTGCGGGCCGTGGTTTTCGTCAAGGGCTAGATTCCAGTACACCACACCGCTGGCCCACTGCCTGATACCCGTGACCAGCAGATTGCGCGCGAACCAGATCAGCTCGCCGTTGATGCTTGATGCCCAGTCACCGCCCGAACACTCGGTGATGTAGACGCTCTTCTGCGGATACGCGCGATGCACGCGCCCCTGTGCCGACTGACTGCCTTCGTAGCAATGCCACGCAACGCCGTCGATATAGCGGGCGGCATCGGCGTCGCCGAGCACACTCAGCGGTTGCTCGGGATGGCTCCAG
This genomic window from Dyella terrae contains:
- a CDS encoding AraC family transcriptional regulator, which gives rise to MDDSQRMAALARGLAPQEGYNLTALPGVRILRSDRTLSMTPVLYDPGIVIVCQGRKRGYFGDQVYVYDEQHYLAVAVPVPFTMESDGTPAHPLLAIYMHLDFQMAADLMIQIDRDHSSVTHEAPLSMMSSPMDAALRTSVLRFLEAMSQPLEAAVLGLGLLREIYFRVLAGAQGTALRSALSMHGQFGKIGKALRHIHGAYAQPINLAQLAKEADMSVPTFHSHFRAVTQTSPMQYLKSTRLHQARLLMVRQGMTAEAASYAVGYASASQFNREFKRLFGLPPHAEVRRMRTDFAIPPAQAASEFVSSH
- a CDS encoding oxidoreductase, which translates into the protein MSASKTLLITGVSSGFGRALAQEALAKGHRVVGTVRTKQALLEFEALASGEAAGRLLDVTHFDAIDGVVADIEETVGPIDVLINSAGYGHEGILEESPLAEMRRQFDVNVFGAVAMMKAVLPYMRRRRRGHILNITSMGGYITMPGIAYYCGSKFALEGISETVAKEVQPFGIAVTAVAPGSFRTD
- a CDS encoding arginase family protein, yielding MTEPFDLALGYLQWQGSSRSTNILRGAKAVAEVCSRFAPLVSLCESDKSGDDYGIHYWDAIHDQFCQAQRLLAEHRPRRLLTAGGDCAVDIAAIDYLHGVYPDLQVIWIDAHMDANTPETTPSGYFHGMPVSAIMGFAPAAMRRLQGKPIAPERFRYYGIRVADAGDKAFGSALGLRTLEADHVFSGPVHIHFDLDVLDPIEFPYLSYREPDGVSVAEALALVRRIATQADLVGLTITEFAPANEDEAHHGAVVIERICEAASGN
- a CDS encoding fatty acid desaturase, whose product is MDLQAAVTMDGAQAAAERQTSRRVPIDHRVNGALLGLVTTAVLLQLIAWPFLLRHWGTSALWLAVPLVVLTPMHWGLIHESIHGHLLPQRQLNEWFGRALSIAFVLPFDAVRFGHLMHHRYTRESFDRPDVHDGATHPMLARLGYYAHLLGGLYLAELAVPLLTFLPSTWVCRLVAYKLRSDEPVGRDVQRLFVAFAGNKDRRMRMRRDWILALTLYACAFYFYGAWWPVLAITMFLRGLWLSLADNLPHYDVTLDEQARARNFRVSAIWRPVLMNHHLHRLHHQHPTLPWTALPALARSNGTVADTDAGYFGAALRQLRGLGRIH
- a CDS encoding AraC family transcriptional regulator, with amino-acid sequence MDTLRTLDDCEACERPVAALATDYVHGAEVPPHSHRRAQLIHSVTGAMTVASAEGRWVVPAGKALWMPAGMAHQIRMAGDVGMRTVFVRPDARDGLPQRCEVIDVSPLLREAIIAAMAIPLDYQESGRHHRVMELILDELEQAPRLAMHVPFPSEPRLMQICQHLLAEPATAPSLDELAVRIHVSGRTLARLFERELGMSVSAWRRRMCIVLSLPRMAAGASLGQVALEFGYDSPSAFTAMFKRELGVAPTAYLAQHV
- a CDS encoding TolC family protein; translation: MLRRFPFLAAVLLPLSACVPPTAVAPARVPIAPDQGLLRHDQPGMSSAPAGTSWWTLYDDPLLGQLVQQALRDNLDLEAASARVAQAHSVLDVRRRQRLPSTQLTAGAGYGSTATDQLAAALDDTPVRTGLRYDAGLDFSWDTDLNGRLGASVRQARAHAGEVQARADGVRIDVAVETARAYVDICGYAARVIDARRSIDLLNQSLAVQRKRLTAGAGNRLDVVRTQGLVDEATAALPDLQAAHDNAIEELAVLLGKPVDGMPAGATDCHAVPQLSAALPVGDVGDLLKRRPDVRAADQHLRASTAGIDIATAELYPSVSIGAGVLSSASHVSELDARASTVWRIGPLLSWRFPNVAVARAQIAAARADQRAALADFDQSILRALASVRTALNSYAAAQRRREALQHASTQTGEALALAQRGQSLGAVDALDVLDAERSDVAARLAATASDANVAVAQLGLFRALGGGWQATDAAAPAPSPRSGAAGSAP
- a CDS encoding HlyD family secretion protein — protein: MLNRPNRFTAIRDARAWAQRSPRALAGALAGIALLFGGITYWCLVARYRESTDDAYVRADIVTVSPRVSGYLAQVLVQDNQDVKAGDVLARIDDSDYLARVALAQGAVDAADAELRGRRAAITNLDALSDEQTSHIAAAEADVAAQQAAAHKAALAYQRQQWLKQEQIASQEQLESAQAEAAMSASAQTQAQAALAGSRKRLVSLQTERAKAEAARDAGEADLAKAQATLTLAQLDLDHTRIQAPSSGRVGQRSLRVGQYVAVGTPLLAIVPRDTYVVANFKETQLARVHLGQPVQVEVDALGGRHLHGRVESLSPASGAEFALLPPDNATGNFTKIVQRMPLRIALDAAEADALRPGMSVVATIDTQRTP
- a CDS encoding MDR family MFS transporter, with the protein product MSAEAEEKVSLRTWVAVIGGAVGCFLAGMNVHVTNASLPDIRGSLGATFEEGSWISTAYLVAEIIVIPLAAWLTQVFSMRRVLMTGTAGFVVFSILCSLAPNIGTMILARTLQGAFGGVLIPLSFQLIVTELPRSKHALGMALFAVSNNVAQAAGPSLGGWLTEMYSWRYIFYLQIPPGLALLAAIGWSIRPTAPDLAKLRNGDWGGITAMALGLSTLQIMLEEGERKDWFSSSFIVLSSLVAVVGLVAFVWTELRRAQPFINLRLLGAYNFGLASLMQFLFGAVVFGVVFLVPNYFADVQGYNAREIGLTMIPYGIVQFVMSFATPPLMRATSPRLAIGAGFVIMAIGCLMNIHLDMDAAKNTTVPSLIVRGVGQSLIVVALGVMAVDGLDKAELGSASGVFSMVRNVGGAIGIAIASQLVVVRQKFHAERIGEHVTPYLAAYRDRIAQGVARLAGHAVAPSDALQGAAYAGLRQRSLAQLASVVHKQALLEAYSDVFLLAGVTMLLCAGGAFLFRSARHAEPKAISDAAEAMESTVEVA